In the Leptospira limi genome, one interval contains:
- a CDS encoding TIGR04452 family lipoprotein, whose product MKQIILSILFFVFLTNCMLTEGIGIPTYGAVKGSEAKKRISDAIFEAESTATSFWLSQSGMKGGQGPISPLLIINGFLAKILYSYISKIEDKESFMESSVLQCESDIRTKGALVLGSIYDGLTTTGGVIRDAYLLPEFASCDLEKTGKIITIEPIRL is encoded by the coding sequence ATGAAACAAATCATTCTTTCCATTCTTTTCTTTGTCTTTTTGACAAATTGTATGCTAACAGAAGGGATTGGTATTCCCACTTATGGCGCTGTAAAAGGATCTGAAGCCAAAAAAAGAATATCCGATGCAATTTTCGAAGCGGAGTCGACAGCTACTTCATTTTGGTTATCCCAATCCGGTATGAAAGGTGGACAAGGACCAATCTCACCACTTCTCATCATAAACGGTTTCTTAGCAAAAATTTTGTACTCATACATTTCCAAAATTGAGGATAAAGAATCCTTTATGGAATCGTCGGTTCTACAATGTGAATCGGATATTCGCACCAAAGGTGCATTAGTTTTGGGAAGTATCTATGATGGGCTAACAACTACAGGTGGAGTCATAAGAGATGCTTATTTACTTCCTGAGTTCGCATCCTGTGATTTGGAAAAAACAGGAAAAATAATCACAATCGAACCAATTCGATTATAA
- a CDS encoding serine hydrolase domain-containing protein, whose translation MNHKKLIGIAFTSVSLFLFQCQKPVSTDKDTQATLIAGIFGSCFSLDSCFDQYARTTDEGASFQVFDQNGSRIYARQSVLDYSTYKPIASGSKWVTAITAMRVIDCNTNSGTYAQCGTVTTGTCNNGAVGGAISLSRTTAQVLGWTGTYANVTLRQLLSFTSGLNAGGGNGSGQATCISTLPVGATSTQKDTCVGEIRDQSTGTPGALFQYNSNHMAVAQRMLEVACNKTWDTIYTQLILTPLGWDASQAIWRGNSRGGTDTDGSLSGAYGLSISPEHYARMLNALLTNGTAKNSSGGNITNFLSTTSVTEILSDQYNGAKIGYSQFSAFGYRWQYGLGNWRFCTVTDVPAECDKDLISHSIGINGFYPWLDRNRNYMAILAVNNIGRKNGLSLLPPSSTSLFFAETVRPIIHSQIGR comes from the coding sequence ATGAATCATAAAAAATTAATTGGAATCGCCTTTACAAGTGTATCTTTGTTTTTGTTTCAATGCCAAAAGCCTGTTTCAACTGACAAAGATACACAAGCAACATTAATCGCTGGAATTTTTGGATCCTGTTTTAGTTTGGATTCTTGTTTTGACCAATACGCAAGAACAACAGATGAAGGTGCAAGTTTCCAAGTCTTTGATCAAAATGGATCTCGGATTTATGCGAGACAATCTGTACTCGATTATAGCACTTATAAACCAATTGCTTCTGGATCCAAGTGGGTCACCGCAATTACAGCTATGAGAGTCATAGATTGTAACACAAATAGTGGTACATATGCACAATGCGGGACAGTAACAACTGGAACATGTAATAATGGTGCTGTCGGTGGGGCAATTTCTTTATCTCGTACAACAGCACAAGTGTTAGGTTGGACAGGAACATATGCAAACGTCACCTTACGCCAATTACTTTCTTTTACTTCTGGATTGAATGCGGGGGGTGGTAATGGATCTGGGCAGGCTACCTGTATCTCTACCTTACCAGTTGGTGCTACATCCACCCAAAAAGATACCTGTGTAGGCGAGATTCGAGACCAATCAACTGGAACCCCTGGAGCCTTATTCCAATACAATTCCAACCATATGGCTGTCGCACAACGTATGTTAGAAGTTGCTTGTAACAAAACTTGGGACACAATTTACACTCAGTTAATCCTAACTCCACTTGGATGGGATGCAAGCCAAGCAATTTGGCGAGGGAATTCTAGAGGGGGAACCGATACCGATGGAAGTTTGTCTGGGGCATATGGATTATCCATTTCTCCGGAACATTATGCACGTATGTTGAACGCACTTTTGACCAATGGAACTGCTAAAAACTCCTCTGGTGGAAATATAACAAATTTTTTATCAACAACGTCCGTAACAGAGATTTTGTCTGACCAATACAATGGAGCAAAGATTGGATATTCACAATTTTCTGCATTTGGATACCGATGGCAATATGGATTGGGAAATTGGAGATTTTGTACGGTTACGGATGTTCCCGCAGAATGTGATAAAGACTTGATTTCCCATAGTATAGGAATCAATGGTTTTTACCCTTGGTTGGATCGAAATCGAAATTACATGGCGATCTTAGCAGTAAATAATATTGGTAGAAAAAATGGATTGAGTTTGTTACCACCTTCTTCAACCTCATTATTCTTTGCTGAAACAGTGAGACCAATCATTCATTCACAAATAGGCAGGTAA
- a CDS encoding class I SAM-dependent methyltransferase, whose amino-acid sequence MKRWEQTNLQTLVRIPEPELMVEPNQVDSYANAGFETAHSMIIKHFQNRLPLKFSPRSVVDLGCGPGDMSSRLFPLFPNADFTYLDGSKLMLNYCQKRLFTLIGEKRNNKMFFKNELIQDFVPESSFELVFSNSLLHHIHNPFEFWSAIQRSIDDDSFIFVCDLLRPNSRSEAYQLVERYAKDEPEVLKTDFLNSLFAAFRIEEVTDMITSIRMSHKLNVEMISDRHWICYSKPR is encoded by the coding sequence ATGAAAAGATGGGAACAAACTAACCTTCAGACTTTGGTTCGCATTCCAGAACCTGAACTCATGGTCGAACCAAATCAGGTGGATTCGTATGCGAATGCTGGATTTGAAACAGCGCACTCGATGATCATTAAACATTTTCAAAACAGACTTCCTCTTAAATTTTCGCCACGTTCGGTGGTAGATTTAGGATGTGGGCCTGGAGATATGTCTTCTCGATTATTCCCATTATTTCCCAATGCCGACTTCACTTACTTAGATGGTTCCAAATTAATGTTAAATTATTGTCAGAAGCGTCTTTTTACGTTAATCGGTGAAAAAAGAAACAATAAAATGTTTTTTAAAAACGAACTTATTCAAGACTTTGTTCCCGAATCCAGTTTTGAACTAGTGTTCTCAAACTCACTTCTCCATCACATTCACAATCCATTTGAGTTTTGGTCTGCGATCCAGAGGTCCATTGATGACGATAGTTTTATCTTTGTTTGCGATTTATTACGTCCCAACTCAAGATCAGAAGCATACCAACTAGTGGAGCGTTATGCGAAAGATGAACCAGAAGTTTTAAAAACAGATTTTCTAAATAGTTTGTTTGCAGCTTTTCGAATTGAGGAAGTAACTGATATGATTACTTCGATTCGTATGAGCCATAAGTTGAATGTAGAAATGATTTCAGATAGACATTGGATTTGTTATTCGAAACCAAGATGA
- a CDS encoding SDR family oxidoreductase — protein MQLNGNTILITGGTSGIGFALAKRFSELGNQILVCGTNEKKMEEIKRSFPNWGTYCIDISRPEERERLFYETTKDFPELNVLFNNAGIQRYPKLNEQEPWSLLGKEIDVNLGAPIHLSMLFAKHLFAKKNAVILNTTSGLSHIPLAYAPVYSATKAALHSFTLTLRFQFRNHPIEVIEVSPPMVDTDLGIPNTHTAGLNLDEYADSVIEGLKKGDLEITTGFSTVTANASREQKNEIFLSMNLARSTSN, from the coding sequence ATGCAATTGAATGGAAATACAATCTTAATAACAGGTGGAACGAGTGGGATAGGCTTCGCACTCGCAAAACGATTCTCTGAACTTGGAAATCAAATTCTTGTTTGTGGAACAAACGAAAAAAAAATGGAAGAGATCAAACGATCTTTCCCTAATTGGGGCACATATTGTATCGATATTTCCCGTCCGGAAGAAAGAGAAAGATTATTCTATGAAACGACGAAAGATTTTCCAGAACTGAATGTTTTATTTAATAATGCAGGGATCCAAAGGTATCCAAAATTAAATGAACAAGAACCTTGGAGTCTTCTTGGAAAAGAAATTGATGTAAATTTAGGTGCACCGATTCATCTTTCGATGTTATTCGCTAAACACTTGTTTGCAAAGAAGAATGCGGTCATTTTAAATACGACTTCTGGTTTATCCCATATACCTTTGGCGTATGCTCCAGTTTATAGTGCCACAAAAGCGGCATTACATTCCTTCACATTGACCTTACGATTTCAATTTCGTAACCATCCCATTGAAGTCATTGAAGTTTCTCCACCGATGGTTGATACCGATTTGGGAATCCCTAACACACATACGGCGGGACTCAATTTGGATGAGTATGCGGATAGTGTGATCGAGGGACTAAAAAAGGGAGATTTAGAAATCACCACTGGTTTTTCAACAGTGACAGCGAATGCAAGTCGTGAACAAAAGAATGAAATCTTTTTATCAATGAATTTGGCTCGGAGTACTTCCAACTAA
- a CDS encoding START domain-containing protein: MIQKQTVFKFILGCFLFVQLIPLLAQTPEWSESKRKKGIQVLTRPVAGSNIEEFLGKTEVDASISQVIALLVDPQSCKNLYHQCKELTVLSGSEKKSSVYLRNGAPWPVNDRDVIMDRSFDQNDKTLTTTMKMKRLDSNAKSAPSGVTRMPAFEGYWKLTPLANGKLKIEYQAHFEPGGSVPQSVINLVLTDTPYETLLNLKSLVEQGKHKEAKYDWIKEPTVTNPSN; encoded by the coding sequence ATGATCCAAAAACAAACAGTTTTCAAATTCATACTAGGATGTTTCCTATTCGTTCAATTGATTCCACTCTTGGCACAAACACCAGAGTGGTCAGAATCAAAACGTAAAAAAGGAATCCAAGTTCTAACAAGACCAGTCGCTGGCTCCAATATCGAAGAGTTTTTAGGTAAAACAGAAGTTGATGCTTCGATTTCCCAAGTGATTGCCTTACTTGTGGATCCACAATCTTGTAAAAACTTATACCACCAATGCAAAGAGCTGACAGTTCTTTCTGGATCCGAAAAAAAATCATCTGTATATCTAAGGAATGGAGCACCATGGCCTGTCAATGACCGAGATGTCATTATGGATCGTAGTTTTGATCAAAATGATAAAACTCTCACAACTACAATGAAAATGAAACGATTGGATTCAAATGCAAAATCTGCACCTTCTGGTGTGACACGAATGCCAGCGTTTGAAGGGTATTGGAAACTCACTCCCTTAGCCAATGGGAAACTCAAAATTGAGTACCAAGCACATTTTGAGCCAGGTGGATCTGTACCACAATCAGTCATCAACCTAGTACTAACAGACACTCCTTACGAAACTCTATTAAACTTAAAATCATTGGTCGAACAAGGAAAACACAAAGAAGCAAAATATGATTGGATTAAGGAACCTACAGTTACGAACCCATCTAATTAG
- a CDS encoding crossover junction endodeoxyribonuclease RuvC — translation MKIIGIDPGSHRVGYAILSFPEGLRRNPTLLGYGTIEVAPKTPSPDNLLQIRRELQAILTEHKPEWAAVEELFFVQNTTTGMKVSESRGVILLTLGENQIPMVSLTATQIKKGISAKGNATKKEVRAAIQMILGFKDLKGHDDSWDAIACAFVGRSLVGSTPSQIH, via the coding sequence TTGAAAATTATCGGAATTGATCCAGGGTCCCACCGAGTGGGATATGCCATCTTGTCCTTCCCTGAGGGACTACGCCGTAACCCGACGCTTTTGGGCTATGGGACAATTGAAGTGGCACCCAAAACCCCTTCTCCTGATAATTTACTGCAAATCCGAAGGGAACTCCAGGCCATTCTCACCGAACACAAACCGGAATGGGCAGCTGTGGAAGAACTGTTTTTCGTACAAAACACAACAACAGGAATGAAAGTTTCAGAATCTCGAGGTGTGATTTTACTCACCTTAGGCGAAAATCAAATTCCCATGGTGTCATTAACAGCCACTCAAATCAAAAAAGGAATTTCTGCCAAAGGGAACGCCACCAAAAAAGAAGTTAGGGCAGCGATCCAAATGATTTTAGGTTTTAAAGACCTAAAAGGCCACGACGACTCTTGGGACGCCATCGCTTGTGCCTTTGTAGGTCGTTCTTTAGTTGGAAGTACTCCGAGCCAAATTCATTGA
- a CDS encoding acyl-CoA dehydrogenase family protein produces the protein MTATAVKLEKSQAEKALNAQAALLNEVTKRLAQKNSDNGKVSISKMDKTQHVFYQLAWMTAQQRVAENFIVYAWDASKGTGELEQKMALTFVAETVSSIRSELAARPAEYELTYQELFSKLFSDEINAFVEAASKMENYEAIVDKIVDLGHFGAYGLSEDHENFRGIFKDFAENVVVPHAEHVHRHDDLIPQEIINGLRDMGCFGLCIPEQFGGIQPNDRPDNISMLVVTEELSRGSLGAAGSLITRPEIMSKALLKGGTEEQKNKWLPLLASGEKFAGIMVTEPNYGSDVAGVSVTAKEVEGGFVINGVKTWCTFAGYANLLLILCRTESDPSLKHRGLSILLAEKPSFEGHEFSYKQEGGGSIQGKAIGTIGYRGMHSYEVSFEDYFVPKENLLGGDAGRGKGFYFQMEGFAGGRIQTAARANGVMQAALEAALRYSQERKVFAKPIYDYTLTKFKIAKMAMITQATRQYTNYVATLLDDHKGQMEATLVKLYASKIAEWVTREAMQIHGGMGYAEEYPVSRYFVDARVFSIFEGAEEVMALRVVAKDLLDQALAS, from the coding sequence ATGACCGCAACGGCAGTGAAACTCGAAAAATCCCAGGCGGAGAAGGCATTGAACGCCCAAGCCGCCCTCCTCAATGAAGTTACGAAACGACTCGCACAGAAAAATTCCGACAACGGTAAAGTTTCCATTAGCAAAATGGACAAAACGCAACATGTGTTTTACCAACTTGCTTGGATGACAGCACAACAACGTGTAGCTGAAAACTTCATCGTATATGCTTGGGACGCTTCCAAAGGAACTGGTGAATTGGAACAGAAAATGGCGCTCACATTTGTGGCGGAAACTGTTTCTAGCATACGTTCTGAATTGGCTGCTCGACCTGCAGAATATGAACTTACATACCAGGAATTATTTTCCAAATTGTTTTCCGATGAAATCAATGCGTTCGTTGAAGCCGCATCGAAAATGGAAAACTACGAAGCCATCGTAGATAAGATCGTTGATCTTGGACATTTTGGTGCTTATGGACTTTCGGAAGACCACGAAAACTTCCGTGGAATTTTCAAAGACTTTGCTGAAAACGTAGTTGTTCCTCACGCAGAACATGTTCATAGACATGATGATTTGATCCCACAAGAGATCATCAATGGCCTTCGCGACATGGGATGTTTTGGTCTTTGTATTCCAGAACAGTTTGGTGGAATCCAACCAAACGATCGCCCTGACAACATCTCTATGTTAGTGGTAACAGAAGAACTCTCTAGAGGCTCACTCGGAGCAGCAGGTTCCCTCATCACTCGTCCAGAAATCATGTCGAAAGCTCTCCTCAAAGGGGGAACTGAAGAACAAAAAAACAAATGGTTACCACTTCTTGCATCTGGTGAAAAATTTGCAGGGATCATGGTAACAGAACCTAACTACGGTTCAGATGTTGCCGGAGTTTCCGTAACAGCAAAAGAAGTAGAAGGTGGATTTGTCATCAACGGTGTGAAAACTTGGTGTACATTTGCAGGGTATGCAAACTTACTTCTCATCCTTTGCCGCACAGAGTCTGATCCTAGTCTCAAACACAGAGGTCTTTCGATCCTTCTTGCTGAAAAACCATCCTTTGAAGGACATGAGTTCAGCTACAAACAAGAAGGTGGTGGGTCCATCCAAGGAAAAGCAATCGGAACGATTGGTTACCGTGGAATGCACTCTTACGAAGTATCTTTTGAAGACTACTTTGTTCCTAAAGAAAACCTACTTGGTGGTGATGCTGGTCGTGGAAAAGGTTTTTACTTCCAAATGGAAGGATTTGCTGGTGGAAGGATCCAAACTGCAGCTCGTGCCAACGGTGTGATGCAAGCAGCTCTTGAAGCAGCACTTCGTTATTCCCAAGAACGTAAAGTATTCGCAAAACCAATTTACGATTATACATTAACTAAGTTCAAAATTGCGAAGATGGCAATGATCACCCAAGCAACTCGCCAATACACAAACTATGTAGCAACGTTACTCGATGACCACAAAGGCCAAATGGAAGCAACACTTGTAAAATTGTATGCATCCAAAATAGCTGAGTGGGTGACTCGTGAAGCAATGCAAATTCATGGTGGTATGGGTTATGCAGAAGAATATCCAGTATCACGTTATTTCGTAGATGCTCGAGTATTCTCAATCTTTGAAGGTGCGGAAGAAGTAATGGCCCTTCGCGTTGTAGCGAAAGACCTTCTTGACCAAGCACTCGCTTCTTAA